One window of Chamaesiphon minutus PCC 6605 genomic DNA carries:
- the lanM gene encoding type 2 lanthipeptide synthetase LanM, with protein MQSHNPDLIASIVSNAATLSEHLDNCQVLPQSPLDEEQIQRRLTSWSQAVAKGDRHKFEQRLAWAGWDLPTIAPCLGATPRCDAPLPEWAQTLDRVLQIATTTTPAQLFAPQSYLDPADPIAFEHFYLPCVRVAQLKLNDLVSTEDWQLLAESARSALDRSLLRRLNSIATWTLLDEFTKFRSSGNALQDFMLIKLRGHDRQDKYQAFISKLFADGLATFFREYSVLGRAIAQAIDFWVEANAEFIHRLARDKAEIERVFAAERPLGQVVDLGTGLSDSHHRGRFVISLTFETGMQLVYKPKSLNLDVAFYRLLEWHNSHLPPLSLKVLNILNCQQYGWVEYVACTDCQTAANASHFYQRIGMLTCLVYVLEGTDCHHQNLVAYGEHPVLIDLEALLHHRVKLALPPEQNTLAESVLRTNMLPNSDLQWQEKTERQIYDNSGIGGVHQQELSILIVKHINSDAMDLDRETLAFSEANSPTLQGTPISPADYLEDVCSGFERMYRFLMTHDRELLAPESCLYDLAHQTVRFVFRSTSTYGLILQNSYRPALLRSGIDRSISLELLSRAFTLGDGKPLGWPILKAELDAMEQGDIPFFGVNSSSDDLIVGNGEVVPKLFEDHSFKLMLRRLQTLSEVNLVEQIATIRKSLSLRFQDIAA; from the coding sequence ATGCAGTCACACAATCCCGATCTCATCGCCTCAATTGTCAGTAATGCGGCTACGCTCTCCGAACATCTCGACAATTGCCAGGTGTTACCCCAGTCGCCACTGGATGAAGAACAGATCCAACGGCGGCTAACATCGTGGTCTCAAGCCGTGGCAAAAGGGGATCGCCATAAATTCGAGCAGCGGTTGGCTTGGGCTGGCTGGGATCTGCCCACAATTGCCCCTTGCTTGGGAGCTACCCCTCGTTGTGACGCACCGCTACCTGAGTGGGCACAGACCCTCGATCGAGTGCTGCAAATAGCCACCACGACGACGCCAGCCCAACTATTTGCGCCCCAGTCTTACCTAGATCCGGCAGATCCGATTGCCTTCGAGCACTTTTACCTGCCCTGCGTGCGAGTCGCCCAGCTCAAGCTGAATGATTTAGTCAGTACAGAGGACTGGCAATTACTAGCTGAGTCCGCACGCTCGGCTTTAGACCGCAGTCTGTTACGCCGTCTCAATTCAATTGCGACTTGGACGCTGCTAGACGAATTTACGAAATTTCGGTCTTCAGGCAATGCGCTGCAAGATTTTATGCTAATCAAGCTGCGCGGACACGATCGACAAGACAAGTACCAAGCCTTTATTTCCAAGCTATTTGCAGATGGCTTGGCGACCTTTTTTCGAGAATATAGCGTTTTAGGCCGCGCGATCGCCCAGGCGATCGATTTTTGGGTAGAGGCGAATGCCGAATTTATCCACAGACTAGCTAGAGACAAAGCGGAGATCGAGCGAGTGTTTGCCGCAGAGCGACCGTTAGGGCAAGTTGTCGATCTCGGGACTGGGTTGTCAGACTCCCATCATCGCGGTCGATTTGTAATTTCTCTGACCTTTGAGACTGGAATGCAACTGGTTTATAAGCCCAAGAGTCTCAATTTAGATGTTGCTTTCTATCGCTTATTAGAGTGGCACAATTCCCATCTACCGCCCTTGTCTCTCAAAGTCCTCAACATCCTCAACTGTCAGCAGTATGGGTGGGTAGAGTATGTCGCCTGTACCGATTGTCAAACCGCAGCAAATGCCAGTCACTTTTACCAAAGAATCGGCATGTTAACGTGCCTGGTTTATGTATTGGAGGGTACAGATTGTCACCATCAAAATCTAGTAGCCTATGGCGAACATCCCGTCTTAATCGATTTAGAAGCTCTATTACACCACCGAGTCAAATTAGCCTTACCGCCAGAGCAAAATACGTTGGCTGAATCAGTTTTGCGGACGAATATGTTGCCTAACAGCGATTTGCAATGGCAAGAGAAAACCGAGCGACAAATATATGATAATAGTGGCATCGGCGGAGTACATCAGCAAGAGTTATCTATTTTAATCGTCAAACATATCAACAGCGATGCGATGGATCTCGATCGAGAAACGCTGGCTTTCTCCGAAGCAAATTCACCCACTCTCCAAGGCACGCCGATCTCTCCGGCTGACTATTTAGAAGATGTCTGTAGCGGATTTGAACGCATGTACCGTTTTTTAATGACACACGATCGAGAATTACTCGCACCGGAGAGTTGTCTTTACGATTTAGCACACCAAACAGTTCGGTTTGTCTTTCGCTCTACATCTACTTACGGGCTGATTCTCCAAAATTCTTATCGCCCAGCATTGCTACGTTCTGGGATCGATCGCAGTATTAGCCTGGAGCTATTGAGTCGGGCGTTTACGCTCGGCGACGGCAAACCTTTGGGTTGGCCGATTCTCAAGGCGGAATTAGACGCCATGGAACAGGGCGATATTCCTTTTTTTGGGGTAAACTCATCCAGCGATGACTTGATTGTTGGCAATGGGGAAGTCGTGCCAAAATTATTTGAAGACCATAGTTTTAAACTAATGTTGCGACGACTCCAAACATTAAGCGAAGTTAACTTAGTCGAGCAAATAGCCACAATCCGCAAGTCACTATCTTTGCGCTTTCAAGATATTGCAGCTTAA
- a CDS encoding cyclic nucleotide-binding domain-containing protein, giving the protein MDIFLNQLSNSDIQWLKQNGRSQQIEAGNISIEQARSPNFFYLVIRGELVGSINQNQGGRLGRAFAALEEDVDLEREIVRFSPGDVLGQIPAVELTAAVMTIRATENSTLLAVSCDALRTKIAEDVGFAARFYRAIAMLLLERFSRLVKYFLRPNMGQAQPLQDVPLIFGELSDSDVDWMLGAGRLTEIEADRVLIRAGEQIEDLYIVLQGTLSVFIKEEKTNRLFSIFAALESETDTTDTSSLGREILYLNRGEIIGEAIALDNPISTATVRALESSILLRIPQQQLLLKLQQDVGAAARFYRVESMLLASRLQGLISRLGYGRTRYEPGQSLDLTANYEDELDLDMMDNLTLGGARFDWMLKRLTV; this is encoded by the coding sequence ATGGATATATTTCTCAACCAGTTAAGTAACAGCGATATTCAATGGCTCAAGCAAAATGGACGCTCGCAGCAAATTGAGGCAGGGAATATCTCGATCGAACAGGCTCGATCTCCTAATTTTTTCTACTTGGTAATTCGGGGCGAACTGGTCGGCAGTATCAACCAAAACCAAGGGGGCAGATTGGGGCGAGCGTTTGCCGCACTTGAAGAAGATGTAGATCTCGAACGAGAAATCGTCCGCTTTTCACCTGGCGATGTCTTGGGTCAGATCCCGGCTGTCGAGTTAACCGCAGCAGTAATGACCATTAGAGCTACCGAAAACTCGACACTACTCGCAGTTTCCTGCGACGCACTTAGAACTAAAATCGCCGAGGACGTGGGTTTTGCGGCGAGATTTTATCGTGCGATTGCGATGTTGCTATTAGAAAGGTTCTCGCGCTTAGTAAAGTATTTTTTAAGACCCAACATGGGTCAAGCGCAGCCCCTCCAAGATGTGCCGTTGATTTTTGGCGAACTCAGCGATAGCGATGTGGACTGGATGCTCGGTGCTGGTAGATTGACAGAAATTGAAGCCGATCGCGTCCTGATTAGGGCAGGCGAGCAAATTGAAGACTTATATATCGTCCTTCAAGGTACCCTGTCCGTATTTATTAAAGAAGAAAAAACCAATCGGCTGTTTAGCATTTTTGCGGCTCTCGAAAGCGAGACCGACACTACCGATACCTCATCCTTAGGGCGAGAGATCTTGTATCTCAATCGCGGCGAAATTATTGGTGAAGCCATCGCTTTAGACAATCCCATCTCCACGGCGACCGTCAGAGCCTTAGAAAGTTCGATTTTGCTGAGAATCCCCCAACAACAACTGCTGCTCAAATTACAGCAGGATGTTGGTGCCGCAGCTCGCTTTTATCGAGTAGAATCGATGCTCCTCGCCAGTCGATTGCAAGGATTGATTAGTCGGTTGGGATACGGACGCACCCGTTACGAACCCGGACAGAGCTTAGATCTCACCGCCAACTACGAAGACGAACTCGATCTCGATATGATGGACAACCTTACTCTTGGCGGTGCCAGATTTGACTGGATGCTCAAACGCTTGACAGTCTAG
- a CDS encoding NHLP bacteriocin export ABC transporter permease/ATPase subunit, whose translation MATFVRGRIVKSNEPLLLNDPQTIWVVKSGQLVLHGVSIDSRELVSNRRFLFNIGVGEALFGTNLVPTAKNKEYRGILAVAIEETELQRISLADLIAKVKAGDASAIALIEGWLLHLGAWAIVQPRIASAPTNTVVANGTHFLSLLEEQTLVPPRPALNSEQVSQTVAWVDVRQGLTCWQGITALPVDRDCPPMPLMLGTWLKAANAVEVYTTPTQELESIDLLPASFERLHAYFWHYFDLLEQQHIESEFRRFQERQKLNRQTLESSMDDLVGVLEPSIAEVPTVGTHLSIAAGAVGKAMGIKILPLPASEDSDRIKDPVEAIARASQCRTRRVSLTGEWWKQEHGAILAYTKADLPVALLPESGNRYQVFDPELGTKTSLNADKIANLQTEAYVFYRPLPLFVDNAIQIFMFGIKGYEIDVVFIFALGIVTSLLGMVTPQATAMLVNDAIPDSNRTLLLQLGLALFAAAFGQAAFNLSQQIITLRVESAADASLQPALWDRVLKLSPAFFRGYSSGDLVTRVMAIGQIRAHLSGSTQRALLSGLFALLNLGLMFAYSVPLALVGVGLSIVASVVTVISSRITVKKQRTQEQIDGDIDGLTVELIQGVSKLRVAAAEERAFGSWAKKYHERMKLESSIKHIDDSLSVFNEVLPTIGSILVFWFAILFIQIAIAENKPGGLSAGAFLAFNTAFSTYLSGAIEISNTLSNILEIIPLWERAKPIIQTPLESDPSKADPGRLTGRIALEHVNFRYREDGPLILNDLSIHADPGEFIALVGPSGSGKSTVFRLLLGFEHPASGTVNFDGQDLAGLDVQAVRRQLGVVLQNVRISTAPIFDSIAAGALVTLDEAWEAARMAGFDADIKDMPMGMHTIISEGGSNLSGGQRQRLLIARSLVLKPKILLMDEATSALDNQTQTIVTDSLDRMNATRIVIAHRLSTIRNADRIYVVEAGIVVQSGTFDELVNQEGLFARLVARQLD comes from the coding sequence ATGGCTACCTTTGTACGAGGACGAATTGTTAAAAGTAACGAACCATTACTGTTGAACGACCCTCAGACAATTTGGGTGGTTAAATCCGGACAGTTGGTGTTGCACGGCGTCTCGATCGATAGTCGAGAGCTAGTCAGCAATCGACGGTTTTTATTTAATATTGGTGTCGGGGAAGCCTTGTTTGGCACCAATTTAGTCCCAACTGCCAAGAATAAAGAATACCGAGGAATTTTAGCTGTAGCGATCGAAGAAACAGAACTTCAACGAATTTCTTTAGCAGATTTGATTGCAAAAGTCAAGGCAGGCGACGCCAGCGCGATCGCCTTAATCGAAGGCTGGCTCCTGCACTTGGGTGCATGGGCGATCGTCCAGCCGAGGATTGCCAGCGCACCCACGAATACAGTCGTCGCCAACGGCACCCACTTTTTATCGTTGCTGGAAGAACAAACCTTGGTACCGCCGCGCCCAGCACTCAATAGCGAGCAGGTCAGCCAAACCGTCGCCTGGGTGGATGTCCGTCAGGGTCTGACCTGCTGGCAGGGCATCACCGCGTTACCAGTCGATCGAGATTGCCCGCCGATGCCCCTGATGCTCGGCACCTGGTTGAAGGCTGCGAACGCGGTCGAAGTTTATACCACTCCAACTCAAGAACTCGAATCGATCGATTTACTCCCAGCGAGTTTCGAGCGGTTACACGCTTATTTCTGGCACTACTTCGATCTGTTAGAGCAACAGCACATCGAATCCGAATTCCGTCGCTTCCAAGAACGACAAAAGCTCAATCGCCAGACGCTCGAAAGCTCGATGGACGATTTAGTCGGAGTATTGGAACCCTCGATCGCCGAAGTACCTACTGTTGGCACTCACTTGTCGATCGCGGCAGGGGCAGTAGGTAAAGCCATGGGCATCAAGATTTTACCGCTCCCAGCCTCAGAAGACAGCGATCGAATCAAAGATCCAGTCGAAGCGATCGCCCGCGCTTCTCAGTGTCGAACTCGGCGAGTATCGCTAACTGGGGAATGGTGGAAACAGGAACACGGTGCCATCTTGGCTTACACCAAAGCCGATCTCCCAGTTGCTTTATTACCAGAATCAGGCAATCGTTACCAGGTCTTCGATCCAGAACTCGGAACCAAAACGAGCCTGAATGCCGATAAGATCGCCAATCTCCAAACCGAAGCATACGTATTTTACCGACCGCTGCCCTTATTTGTTGACAATGCCATCCAGATTTTTATGTTTGGCATTAAGGGCTATGAAATCGATGTTGTCTTTATTTTTGCCTTGGGGATCGTGACATCGTTACTGGGGATGGTGACTCCCCAAGCTACGGCGATGTTAGTCAACGATGCAATTCCCGATAGCAACCGCACCCTCCTCCTCCAACTAGGATTGGCTCTATTTGCCGCCGCTTTCGGTCAAGCCGCCTTTAATCTATCACAACAAATTATTACGCTCAGAGTAGAAAGTGCTGCCGATGCATCGCTTCAGCCTGCCTTATGGGATCGAGTGCTCAAATTGAGTCCAGCATTCTTTCGAGGATATTCCTCTGGAGATCTCGTCACTCGGGTGATGGCGATCGGTCAAATTCGCGCTCATTTGAGCGGTTCCACCCAACGGGCACTCTTAAGTGGTCTCTTCGCACTCCTCAACCTGGGGTTGATGTTTGCTTATAGCGTCCCACTCGCATTGGTAGGAGTGGGGCTGAGTATCGTCGCGAGCGTTGTCACGGTCATCTCCAGTCGAATCACCGTCAAAAAACAGCGGACTCAAGAGCAAATCGATGGAGACATTGATGGGCTGACAGTCGAACTGATCCAGGGTGTATCTAAGTTGCGGGTTGCGGCTGCTGAAGAGCGGGCATTTGGATCTTGGGCCAAAAAATACCACGAACGCATGAAGTTAGAATCATCGATCAAACACATCGATGATAGCCTGAGCGTTTTCAATGAAGTGCTACCCACGATCGGTTCTATCTTGGTATTTTGGTTTGCGATTCTGTTTATCCAAATTGCCATTGCCGAAAATAAGCCTGGTGGACTGTCAGCAGGAGCGTTTCTAGCATTTAATACCGCCTTTTCCACTTATCTCAGTGGCGCGATCGAAATCAGTAACACTCTGAGCAATATTTTAGAAATTATCCCCCTATGGGAACGCGCCAAACCGATTATCCAAACCCCATTGGAGTCCGATCCGAGCAAGGCAGATCCAGGGCGATTGACAGGGCGGATTGCGCTAGAACACGTCAATTTTCGCTATCGGGAAGATGGCCCACTCATTCTCAACGATCTCAGCATCCATGCCGATCCAGGCGAATTTATCGCACTCGTCGGCCCCAGTGGCAGCGGCAAATCGACCGTATTTCGCTTGTTATTAGGCTTCGAGCACCCCGCTAGCGGTACTGTTAATTTTGATGGGCAAGATCTAGCTGGACTCGACGTTCAAGCGGTACGACGGCAATTGGGCGTGGTATTGCAAAATGTCCGTATCTCCACAGCTCCAATTTTTGACAGCATCGCTGCTGGGGCATTAGTAACGTTAGACGAAGCCTGGGAAGCCGCTCGAATGGCAGGTTTTGATGCAGATATCAAAGATATGCCGATGGGAATGCATACGATTATTAGCGAGGGGGGTAGCAACCTTTCGGGCGGACAACGACAACGACTCTTAATTGCCCGATCGCTAGTATTAAAACCCAAAATCCTGCTGATGGATGAGGCGACAAGTGCCCTAGACAATCAAACTCAAACCATTGTCACGGACAGTTTAGATCGGATGAATGCGACTCGCATCGTCATCGCTCACCGCCTGAGCACGATTCGGAATGCCGATCGCATTTACGTGGTCGAAGCAGGGATTGTCGTGCAATCAGGCACTTTTGATGAGTTGGTGAATCAAGAAGGACTATTTGCGCGATTAGTTGCCAGACAGTTAGACTAA
- a CDS encoding NHLP family bacteriocin export ABC transporter peptidase/permease/ATPase subunit, translating into MQTAAIAQSKPTKQYGRARTPTVLQMEAVECGAAALGIILAYYKRLVPLTELRVECGVSRDGSKASNVLKAARLYGLNAKGFKRSIEEAQAIKPPFIAFWNFNHFVVIEGFVGKDVYINDPAAGPKKLTFDEFDRAFTGVVLVMEPGEDFKKGGKKKGIGPGLAARLKSSRSALIFCLITGLFLTIPRLAIPAFMQVFIDEILIENRGEWLRPLLIGMAVTALITGLLAQLRLTYLRRLLLKLSITMSGQFLWHTIRLPIGFYAQRFAGEISSRAQLNNKVAMTLSGQLATTVIDSIMMIFYALIMFFYDPLLTAISIAFAAANFVALQAMSRNRVDTNTRLSQETGKVAGVAISGIQTIETVKASGLEADLFAKFAGYYAKTINAQQELGLPTRVLGALPSVLTSLAVTSILVLGGFRVMEGTLSIGRLIAYQSLTQEFLKPVNNLVNFGTTLQELEADLNRLDDVLENPIDPESERAIDVAHSIDDYSEDSFKLQGYVELQNLTFGYNRLGDPLIQDLNLRLNPGQRVALVGGSGSGKSTVAKLITGLYPTWSGEILLDGLQRNQIPRPVLTSSLAMVEQEIFLFAGTVRENLTLWDSTVSEEDLIRACEDAAIHDLILNMPGGYNCQLSEGGQNLSGGQRQRLEIARALVRNPAVLVLDEATSALDAETEQIIDRNLRRRGCSCIVVAHRLSTIRDCDEIIVLSKGKVVQRGTHEELRSSPGAYTRLIGTQTA; encoded by the coding sequence ATGCAAACAGCAGCAATTGCTCAATCCAAGCCAACCAAGCAGTACGGACGAGCGCGCACTCCCACAGTACTGCAAATGGAAGCGGTAGAATGCGGGGCGGCTGCGCTGGGCATTATCTTGGCCTATTACAAGCGGCTGGTACCCCTGACCGAATTGCGGGTTGAGTGTGGAGTTTCTAGAGATGGCAGCAAAGCGTCTAACGTCCTCAAAGCCGCTCGACTGTACGGTTTAAATGCCAAAGGATTTAAAAGATCCATCGAAGAAGCGCAAGCGATTAAACCCCCGTTTATCGCGTTCTGGAACTTCAATCACTTTGTCGTCATTGAAGGATTTGTCGGCAAAGACGTCTACATCAACGACCCTGCCGCAGGTCCAAAAAAACTTACCTTCGATGAATTCGATCGGGCATTCACTGGCGTAGTGCTGGTGATGGAACCAGGTGAGGACTTTAAAAAAGGTGGCAAGAAAAAGGGCATCGGTCCGGGATTAGCCGCTAGATTGAAAAGCTCGCGTTCGGCTCTGATTTTTTGCTTGATTACTGGGCTGTTTTTAACAATTCCCCGCTTGGCAATACCCGCTTTCATGCAGGTATTTATCGATGAAATTTTGATCGAAAATCGGGGAGAGTGGTTGCGACCCTTGCTGATCGGGATGGCGGTTACGGCCTTAATTACTGGATTACTGGCGCAATTACGGCTGACTTATCTGCGCCGATTATTGCTGAAGCTATCGATTACCATGTCTGGTCAATTTCTGTGGCATACGATCCGATTGCCAATTGGCTTTTATGCCCAACGCTTTGCGGGAGAAATCAGCAGTCGCGCTCAACTTAATAACAAAGTAGCAATGACGCTCTCAGGTCAGTTGGCCACCACTGTTATCGATTCGATCATGATGATTTTTTATGCTCTCATCATGTTTTTCTACGATCCATTATTGACCGCGATCTCGATCGCTTTTGCCGCTGCTAACTTTGTAGCCTTACAGGCTATGTCTCGCAACCGGGTCGATACCAATACCAGACTGTCTCAAGAAACGGGCAAGGTTGCTGGGGTGGCCATTAGTGGCATCCAGACCATCGAAACCGTCAAAGCCAGCGGCTTGGAGGCTGACTTATTTGCTAAGTTTGCGGGCTACTATGCCAAAACCATCAACGCCCAACAGGAATTAGGACTCCCGACCAGAGTGTTGGGGGCATTACCGTCAGTCTTAACATCTCTGGCGGTGACATCGATTTTAGTCTTGGGTGGATTTCGGGTGATGGAAGGTACTCTGAGTATCGGTAGACTGATTGCTTACCAATCACTGACTCAGGAATTTCTCAAGCCTGTAAACAACTTAGTGAATTTTGGCACTACATTGCAAGAGTTGGAAGCAGATTTAAATCGCCTCGATGATGTCTTGGAAAATCCGATCGACCCCGAATCAGAACGTGCCATCGATGTGGCGCACAGCATCGACGACTACAGTGAAGATTCTTTTAAACTGCAAGGCTATGTGGAGCTACAGAATCTCACCTTTGGCTACAATCGCTTGGGAGACCCTCTGATCCAAGATTTGAACTTGAGGTTGAACCCCGGCCAAAGAGTAGCCCTCGTCGGCGGTAGTGGTTCGGGTAAATCTACTGTCGCCAAGTTAATTACCGGACTGTATCCAACCTGGTCTGGCGAAATTCTCTTAGATGGCCTTCAACGCAACCAAATTCCTCGTCCCGTCCTGACTAGTTCCCTGGCCATGGTCGAGCAAGAAATTTTTCTATTTGCTGGTACGGTGCGCGAAAATCTCACCCTGTGGGATTCTACTGTATCGGAAGAAGATTTGATTAGAGCTTGCGAGGATGCTGCCATTCACGATCTGATTTTAAATATGCCGGGGGGCTACAATTGCCAGCTCAGTGAAGGCGGTCAGAATCTCAGCGGCGGGCAACGCCAGCGGCTGGAAATTGCCAGAGCATTGGTTCGCAATCCAGCGGTATTGGTGCTCGATGAAGCCACGAGCGCGCTCGATGCCGAAACCGAGCAAATCATCGATCGAAATCTGCGGCGGCGCGGTTGTTCCTGTATTGTCGTCGCCCACCGACTCAGTACCATTCGCGACTGCGACGAAATTATTGTCTTGTCGAAGGGTAAGGTGGTGCAGCGAGGTACCCATGAGGAGTTGCGCAGCAGCCCTGGAGCTTATACCCGCTTAATCGGCACTCAAACAGCTTAG
- a CDS encoding chorismate lyase produces the protein MAIATDYGDEVLITKSWNALQPIWQGGADIVQTGLPHQQLPPAWQILLLGDGSPTRHLQLLTGERTEVDVIDMSPIGMAEDGAPSSLQVVPGPRVRRQVWLRTASGQRLAYATSWWEARHVDEYLENKSLPIWASLAKLRTELYRDVQGIYYGDSPILAQAFGEAGPFWGRHYLFWHHGQPLTLIYEVFSPYLQQYLGQIGQP, from the coding sequence TTGGCGATCGCGACCGATTACGGAGACGAAGTTCTCATCACGAAAAGTTGGAATGCGCTCCAGCCAATTTGGCAAGGCGGCGCAGACATAGTTCAAACCGGATTGCCACACCAACAGCTCCCACCTGCATGGCAAATCTTATTGCTCGGGGATGGTTCGCCAACTAGACACCTACAACTGCTCACGGGCGAACGGACAGAAGTTGATGTAATCGATATGTCCCCAATTGGTATGGCTGAAGATGGCGCGCCGAGTTCGTTGCAAGTCGTACCGGGGCCGAGAGTGCGCCGTCAGGTATGGTTGCGAACTGCTTCGGGACAAAGGTTGGCTTATGCAACCTCTTGGTGGGAAGCACGACATGTCGATGAGTATTTAGAGAATAAATCTCTGCCAATTTGGGCAAGCTTGGCGAAATTACGCACCGAACTATATCGAGATGTGCAGGGTATATATTATGGCGATTCACCTATACTAGCTCAAGCTTTTGGTGAAGCAGGGCCGTTCTGGGGTCGTCACTATTTATTTTGGCACCACGGCCAGCCATTGACGCTAATTTATGAGGTGTTCTCGCCTTATCTTCAGCAATATTTAGGACAAATCGGTCAGCCGTAA
- a CDS encoding NHLP bacteriocin system secretion protein → MSDSGNKLFRDEALERLSSPERLDQLMNVVKPRAWLPLAGFGSLVAAGLLWSIFGRISLTVSGQGVLIYPRSVVQFQAPSDGTIVKLNIKSGDTVKKGDIIGTIDQPSLAQQLKQEEQKLQELTSQAKESDLVRRTKLAAQRENLAKQKVNIETSLKRESIIPELRQKNFTLLAKNLDAIEKRLSTDRKVLPNLRQRSSTALAQKRVGLESRLLQIKKMLPELKTQLDARRNLYQQGIVSADIMLAAQKDYVDSLTQISTLESQVKELDVEQITAERQYLDGLNQSNDLTTKRQELQVQRTDIQRQYLQSLNTIDDLKTKLQDINSQLAKLAQEELETNFSIKNNIEDVNRKIAQLNREIQLKTKIVSEYDGKVIQLSVVPGQIVNAGTRLGSINAQGTDAKLMSAIYFADKDGQQVKPGMEVQITPSLVKRERFGGILGKVTEVTPFPVTEQDMSTVIGNQGLAESMTAGGKAPVQAFVELDTANTRSGYKWSSSGGPDIKLSTGTTVQVRVKVGEVVPISYIIPIFKSITGIY, encoded by the coding sequence ATGTCAGATTCAGGAAATAAACTATTTCGCGACGAAGCATTAGAACGGCTATCCTCGCCAGAACGACTCGACCAACTGATGAATGTCGTTAAGCCAAGGGCGTGGCTGCCCTTAGCTGGATTTGGCTCCTTAGTAGCTGCGGGCTTGCTGTGGAGCATCTTTGGGCGGATATCGCTCACCGTCAGCGGCCAAGGCGTACTGATCTATCCTCGCAGTGTCGTCCAATTTCAAGCACCTAGCGACGGCACGATCGTCAAACTAAATATTAAATCGGGAGACACGGTTAAAAAAGGCGATATTATCGGCACGATCGATCAGCCTTCTTTAGCTCAACAACTCAAACAAGAAGAACAAAAACTCCAAGAATTAACCAGTCAAGCCAAAGAAAGCGATTTAGTTCGGCGCACGAAACTAGCCGCACAGCGAGAGAACTTAGCCAAACAGAAAGTTAATATCGAAACGAGCTTAAAAAGAGAGTCGATTATTCCAGAATTACGTCAGAAAAATTTCACACTACTAGCCAAGAATCTCGACGCGATCGAAAAAAGACTAAGTACCGATCGCAAAGTTTTGCCAAATCTGCGACAAAGAAGTAGCACGGCTCTGGCTCAAAAAAGAGTAGGACTCGAATCGCGCTTGCTGCAAATCAAAAAAATGTTGCCGGAACTTAAAACCCAGCTAGATGCTCGCCGCAATTTATACCAGCAAGGTATTGTGAGCGCAGATATCATGTTAGCCGCACAAAAAGACTATGTTGACAGTTTGACTCAAATATCTACGCTCGAATCTCAAGTCAAAGAGCTTGACGTCGAACAGATTACGGCAGAGCGACAATATTTAGATGGGTTAAATCAAAGCAACGATCTCACCACCAAACGTCAAGAACTTCAAGTCCAAAGAACAGATATTCAACGCCAATATTTACAAAGTCTCAATACTATCGACGACCTCAAAACTAAGCTCCAGGACATTAACAGTCAACTTGCTAAATTAGCGCAAGAAGAGTTAGAAACAAACTTTAGTATCAAAAATAATATTGAAGACGTCAATCGCAAAATCGCTCAATTAAACCGCGAAATCCAACTAAAAACCAAAATTGTCAGCGAATATGATGGCAAAGTAATCCAATTATCGGTCGTCCCAGGACAGATAGTTAATGCGGGCACTCGGTTGGGTTCGATTAATGCCCAAGGAACTGACGCCAAACTGATGAGTGCCATCTACTTTGCGGATAAAGATGGACAACAAGTCAAACCGGGGATGGAAGTCCAAATCACCCCCAGTTTAGTCAAGCGGGAACGATTTGGCGGGATTCTCGGCAAGGTCACAGAAGTCACGCCTTTTCCCGTGACCGAACAGGATATGTCCACAGTCATTGGCAACCAAGGTTTGGCCGAAAGTATGACTGCAGGCGGCAAAGCTCCCGTACAGGCATTTGTCGAACTAGACACCGCCAATACCCGCAGCGGCTACAAATGGTCTTCCTCTGGCGGCCCAGATATTAAATTGTCTACAGGTACTACCGTTCAAGTGCGGGTCAAAGTAGGGGAAGTCGTGCCGATTTCTTATATCATTCCGATCTTTAAGTCAATTACGGGGATTTATTAG